In the genome of Thiomicrospira aerophila AL3, one region contains:
- a CDS encoding DUF2895 family protein — protein sequence MFKNRMKDASSHINTLRFGLIGVSILVVVLLIIVLVQAQTPPAQRLSLPPDLRYGAQVTAGEINPWEVYAFAGTINQLVHTWNSNAQEEYSDNLGRYSALMTRRYITQKYSDYQERLKRNELQGRQRVVAPMGGYTAENHCGFYHRDCVQVLSPGRWQVWLDVNIKDYQRTTRGNNQAPFLLRDINVRVPIIVIYEPDNTEFNPWGLKLDYEAVNEITTIQVDKK from the coding sequence ATGTTTAAAAATCGTATGAAAGATGCGAGTTCGCATATCAATACTCTCCGCTTTGGCTTAATTGGTGTGAGCATACTCGTTGTTGTACTACTAATTATCGTGTTAGTGCAAGCACAAACACCTCCGGCACAAAGGCTGAGCTTGCCACCTGATTTACGCTACGGCGCTCAAGTTACAGCGGGTGAAATCAATCCATGGGAAGTCTATGCGTTTGCAGGCACTATCAATCAACTGGTGCATACATGGAATAGCAATGCTCAAGAAGAGTACAGCGACAACTTGGGGCGCTATAGCGCACTTATGACACGGCGATATATCACGCAAAAATACAGCGACTATCAAGAACGTTTAAAACGTAATGAATTGCAAGGCCGCCAACGCGTCGTTGCACCAATGGGCGGTTATACAGCTGAGAACCATTGTGGCTTCTATCACCGCGATTGTGTTCAAGTGCTCAGTCCAGGTCGCTGGCAAGTTTGGTTAGATGTCAATATTAAGGACTATCAGAGAACTACCCGAGGTAATAATCAAGCGCCCTTTCTGCTTCGAGATATTAATGTGCGTGTGCCGATTATTGTTATTTATGAGCCGGACAACACTGAGTTTAACCCTTGGGGTCTCAAACTTGACTATGAAGCTGTTAATGAGATCACCACCATACAGGTAGATAAAAAATGA
- a CDS encoding DUF3438 family protein: protein MKTLFLFIMLGFSAAAHATSPERIVFNNQPIDVLLQAGQERAIEFPEKIQVGLPAQAMALFDGLTYVDNQLFLTLANDIQDHVRLIVRGQSGTNYIINVRSVTEGVDTLPGRVIIHRAETSSMTDATQPERKRFVESYPALTRYAMQALYAPERLVNSNYAIGELGLNRTPMMNFFRCTNHSTACRSLRVTPVAGWQATHHYVTALEVENISNQPIEIDPRLIRTVTPGALKAATSMHGRLLSHEQGDKATTILVIIHTEPFEKLVGIY, encoded by the coding sequence ATGAAGACACTCTTTTTATTCATCATGCTTGGATTTTCAGCAGCGGCTCATGCAACGAGTCCTGAGAGAATCGTTTTTAACAATCAGCCAATTGATGTTTTATTACAGGCTGGGCAAGAACGTGCAATAGAGTTCCCTGAAAAGATACAAGTAGGCCTTCCTGCACAAGCCATGGCGCTTTTTGATGGATTAACTTATGTCGATAATCAGCTTTTTTTAACGCTTGCTAATGACATACAAGATCATGTGCGCTTGATTGTACGTGGTCAATCAGGAACTAATTACATCATTAATGTTCGCTCTGTTACGGAAGGTGTCGATACGCTGCCAGGCAGAGTCATTATTCATCGTGCAGAAACATCTAGCATGACGGATGCAACACAACCTGAGCGGAAACGATTTGTCGAAAGCTACCCTGCATTAACACGCTATGCCATGCAAGCCCTTTATGCACCAGAGCGACTTGTTAATAGCAACTACGCGATAGGTGAGCTGGGGTTAAACAGAACACCGATGATGAATTTTTTTAGATGTACTAACCACTCTACAGCCTGTCGCTCACTTCGCGTTACACCCGTCGCTGGCTGGCAAGCAACACATCATTACGTCACCGCACTCGAAGTTGAAAACATATCCAATCAACCTATCGAAATTGATCCACGTTTAATTCGCACTGTTACACCCGGTGCCCTTAAAGCGGCCACATCCATGCACGGACGCTTGTTAAGTCATGAACAGGGTGACAAGGCCACCACAATTCTTGTCATCATCCATACCGAACCCTTTGAAAAATTAGTGGGGATTTATTGA
- a CDS encoding TIGR03752 family integrating conjugative element protein: protein MVKPRNRLLPFLAVSLLVVAGWFVFSAVNKSGDIRTVDGKPAGSPPLVSNAPVDRDAPREDLIKVMADVQNINQTMNELQETINALRQQNTEQKNLIAKLKSEPKPTQSPPSMSQFPTPDSLARQPNEGDGLITPPAALADRSVPSTIGDSLPPVIRDLQNNFVGGSTNAQRAPASAADANGIVWLAPMDAGIDVDARGRRIANPQAAETSGTGVNLLASNVVNQVNPTVARVERDLTGNQRTNIDPRFTIPHGSVIADSRSVTALVGKIPVQGQLTDPWRFRVSTGANIIMPNNHTLPGLERTIVEGTAIGDLNLSCVTGRIDVATFIFRDGRIVTQRSKNQNEGLGYITDRNGNPCIPGTLITNAPQAITQLSALGALEGLANAYAAAETTNVLNSAGGVTSSVTGDPLRAAGFSALSGGASEVKKWFVDRMGQFFDVIYVPANQRVDILISEAIHLDYNQEGRMVRYEKASENGYMD, encoded by the coding sequence ATGGTCAAGCCTCGTAATCGACTACTGCCCTTTCTGGCTGTTTCGTTATTAGTTGTCGCCGGTTGGTTTGTTTTTTCAGCGGTAAACAAGAGTGGTGATATTAGAACGGTAGATGGAAAACCGGCTGGTTCGCCCCCTTTGGTATCCAATGCCCCTGTAGATCGTGATGCACCCCGCGAAGATCTGATCAAGGTGATGGCTGATGTGCAAAACATTAATCAAACCATGAATGAGTTGCAAGAAACCATCAATGCACTTCGGCAGCAAAATACCGAACAAAAAAACTTGATAGCCAAGCTTAAAAGTGAACCAAAACCAACTCAATCGCCACCAAGTATGAGTCAATTTCCAACACCGGACAGTCTCGCTCGCCAGCCGAATGAGGGCGATGGTTTAATCACACCACCAGCGGCGTTAGCTGATCGCTCAGTACCCTCTACAATCGGTGATAGCCTGCCACCAGTAATCCGGGATCTGCAAAATAACTTTGTAGGTGGTTCGACTAATGCTCAGAGAGCACCTGCATCAGCAGCCGATGCAAATGGTATTGTCTGGCTGGCTCCAATGGATGCAGGAATAGATGTGGATGCTAGAGGGCGACGTATTGCAAATCCACAAGCAGCTGAAACATCAGGAACCGGCGTAAACCTATTAGCCTCAAACGTGGTTAATCAAGTTAATCCTACTGTGGCAAGGGTCGAAAGGGATTTGACGGGTAATCAACGAACCAACATTGATCCAAGATTTACTATTCCCCACGGCTCGGTCATTGCGGATTCTCGGAGTGTTACTGCCTTAGTCGGCAAGATACCAGTACAAGGTCAGCTGACAGATCCATGGCGCTTTAGAGTAAGCACCGGTGCCAACATCATTATGCCCAACAATCATACCCTTCCGGGCCTTGAAAGAACCATTGTTGAAGGTACAGCAATCGGTGATCTCAACCTTTCTTGCGTAACAGGTCGGATTGATGTGGCGACGTTTATTTTTCGGGATGGTCGCATTGTAACTCAGCGTTCAAAAAACCAAAACGAAGGACTGGGCTACATCACAGATCGCAATGGCAACCCTTGTATTCCAGGCACCTTAATAACCAATGCGCCTCAAGCCATTACCCAACTATCAGCTTTAGGTGCTCTTGAGGGATTAGCGAATGCCTACGCCGCCGCCGAGACAACAAATGTACTTAACAGTGCCGGTGGTGTAACCAGTTCAGTGACAGGTGATCCACTCAGAGCAGCTGGGTTTAGTGCCCTGTCTGGCGGTGCATCTGAAGTCAAAAAATGGTTTGTTGATCGTATGGGGCAGTTTTTTGATGTGATTTATGTACCCGCTAATCAACGCGTGGACATTTTAATTTCTGAGGCAATACACCTTGACTATAACCAAGAAGGACGGATGGTACGGTATGAAAAAGCAAGTGAAAACGGTTATATGGATTAG
- a CDS encoding TIGR03751 family conjugal transfer lipoprotein, which yields MSALSVGCSTNAPLNTLQNEGPSTSELMRAAPLSPETTMPSTSTYQVPGRTLFDYNYSHYTRDAMNELDVLFPRLPNPTLVMYVYPYIARSGVPVPGYSTAFPLFDQPHYALPGEAPTHLQGEW from the coding sequence TTGAGTGCATTGAGCGTGGGTTGTTCAACAAATGCTCCGCTTAATACCCTGCAAAACGAAGGCCCAAGTACAAGCGAGTTGATGCGCGCTGCACCCTTGTCACCAGAGACAACGATGCCAAGCACTTCGACTTACCAAGTACCAGGCCGTACCTTGTTTGATTACAACTACAGTCATTACACCCGTGATGCGATGAATGAGCTAGATGTGTTATTTCCAAGGCTGCCTAATCCTACATTGGTGATGTATGTGTACCCTTATATTGCACGGTCTGGTGTGCCGGTACCCGGCTATTCGACAGCTTTTCCACTGTTTGATCAGCCTCACTACGCCTTGCCAGGGGAGGCACCTACTCATTTACAAGGAGAGTGGTAA